The Gemmatimonadales bacterium genome segment GCGCGGTCCGGTGCGGACATGATGGTCCACGTCCAGGAGGTGACGGGCAACACGACCGTCATCCTCTCAAACGACACCAAGGTGGAGGTCAAGGGCGGCCCACTCGGCATCAAGAAGTCCTCCATGGGACCGGCGACCCTGGTTCCCGGCCTGAAGGTCGAGGTGAACGGGACGCCGGCGACCGGCGGCGCCGTCGCGGCCACCAAGGTGGAGTTCAGCTCGGGCGACCTGAAGACCGCCAACGAGATCCAGGCCGGCCTCGCCCCGACGGCGGCCCTGGCGGACACCAACGCCGAAGGGGTGGCGGAGAACCGGGCGGAGACCGACTCGCTCAGCAAGCGGTTCGGCGAACTGGGGGACTACGACATCATTGCGCAGGACACGGTGTACTTCGGCGTCAACAGCTCGGTGGTGTATCCCACGGGGCAGCAGACCTTGAAGGCCTTCGCCGCCAAGGCCAAGGCGCTGCCGTCCTACAACATCCTGGTGGCGGGGTACACCGACGCCTCCGGCAACGCGGAATACAACCAGCAGCTCAGCGAGCGGCGGGCGCAGGCGGTCATCGAATACCTCGAGCAGAAGATGGACATTCCGCTCTACCTGGTGCTCGCCCCGGCGGCGATGGGCTTCTCGCACCCCGTGGCTTCCAATGAGACGCAGGAGGGCGCGGCCAAGAACCGGCGGGTGGTGGCGTCGATCGTGGTGAACCGGGGCGTGACCGGGCAGTAGTGGTCATGCGTCGTCGGCTCGCCATCGCGTTCGCCATCGCGGCGCTGTCCGACGCGGCCTCCTTTGCGTTGTCGTTCGCGCCGCCGCTGCAGTGGGCGGTCGATGGCGGGACCGCGCTCCTGCTCTTCGCGGTGCTGGGCTGGCAATGGCCGCTGCTGCCGGGACTCCTCGTCGAGGCGATCCCCGGAGTGGCGGCCTTCCCGTTCTGGGTACTG includes the following:
- a CDS encoding OmpA family protein; translated protein: MRRHSIRVLAAVALVAIPVSASAQETVKLNGVIVARSGADMMVHVQEVTGNTTVILSNDTKVEVKGGPLGIKKSSMGPATLVPGLKVEVNGTPATGGAVAATKVEFSSGDLKTANEIQAGLAPTAALADTNAEGVAENRAETDSLSKRFGELGDYDIIAQDTVYFGVNSSVVYPTGQQTLKAFAAKAKALPSYNILVAGYTDASGNAEYNQQLSERRAQAVIEYLEQKMDIPLYLVLAPAAMGFSHPVASNETQEGAAKNRRVVASIVVNRGVTGQ